One region of Triticum aestivum cultivar Chinese Spring chromosome 6B, IWGSC CS RefSeq v2.1, whole genome shotgun sequence genomic DNA includes:
- the LOC123134009 gene encoding uncharacterized protein, with the protein MEQDAPKHQSIGKQVDSSSDLSTQSSADVVRSATRGFVRQARVVHRPESADCEPTIKATKEQHHLYELLKWYADARSNNRATKKIREMRIIKSRGNHVLLGELVDALKPTGKMIVPLTFTAIEYLNNHGGLPKGKVIMSHGVTRKIMAGDFQNREIKNCFAHKGEFNLSLKELIMFPLFQELAPDNPIDKAGHFYTICINNEKQRIEVLDSMRLESSGSL; encoded by the exons ATGGAGCAAGATGCTCCAAAACATCAGTCCATTGGGAAACAAGTTGATTCAAGTTCGGATCTTTCTACCCAGTCAAGTGCAGACGTTGTCAGAAGTGCTACTAGAGGGTTTGTTCGACAGGCAAGGGTTGTGCATCGGCCAGAATCGGCTGACTGTGAGCCTACAATTAAGGCTACAAAGGAACAACATCATTTGTACGAGCTTTTGAAGTGGTATGCGGATGCTAGATCAAACAACAGAGCTACGAAGAAGATCAGAGA AATGAGGATCATAAAGTCCAGGGGCAATCATGTTCTTCTTGGTGAACTGGTTGATGCCTTGAAGCCTACAGGGAAAATGATTGTGCCGCTCACCTTCACTGCCATTGAGTATCTAAACAATCATGGTGGCCTCCCAAAAGGCAAGGTTATTATGTCCCACGGTGTTACCAGGAAAATCATGGCAGGTGACTTTCAAAATAGGGAAATCAAGAACTGTTTTGCACATAAGGGTGAATTCAATCTATCACTCAAGGAGTTG ATCATGTTCCCTCTCTTCCAGGAACTTGCTCCAGATAACCCAATTGATAAAGCTGGCCACTTCTACACTATTTGCATCAACAATGAGAAGCAAAGGATCGAGGTTCTTGACTCTATGCGTTTAGAATCGAGTGGGAGCTTATAA